Proteins encoded within one genomic window of Amycolatopsis nigrescens CSC17Ta-90:
- a CDS encoding DivIVA domain-containing protein: MTTALIYLVVMLLVAAVVFLVAAVVFGRGEELAPLAPGSSPTRLPAEDINAEDIQRVRFQLVVRGYKMSEVDWVMGRLGAEIDGLRARVRELESESEAAR, from the coding sequence GTGACCACCGCGCTGATCTACCTCGTCGTGATGCTCCTCGTCGCGGCCGTGGTGTTCCTGGTGGCGGCCGTCGTGTTCGGCCGCGGTGAGGAACTCGCGCCGCTGGCCCCCGGCAGCTCACCGACCAGACTCCCGGCCGAGGACATCAACGCCGAAGACATCCAGCGCGTGCGCTTCCAGCTGGTCGTCCGCGGCTACAAGATGTCCGAAGTGGACTGGGTGATGGGCCGCCTCGGCGCCGAGATCGACGGCCTGCGGGCGAGAGTGCGCGAGCTGGAGAGCGAATCCGAGGCGGCGAGATGA
- a CDS encoding glucosyl-3-phosphoglycerate synthase: MDEDWFARRTWQDPQWTVDELVRAKGARTVSVVLPALNEQETVGDVIASVRPLLGSLVDELVVLDSGSTDATAEVAELAGARVVHREDVLADWEPMPGKGEVLWRSLAVTSGELVVFLDSDLVDPDPAFVPTLLGPLLGDSGVQLVKGFYRRPLRLETAEIGTGGGRVTELLARPALSALRPALAGIVQPLGGEYAGTREFLESVPFAAGYGVEIGLLLDAEARYGLDGLAQVNLGVRKHRNRSLLQLGVMARQILGTALARCGVPVDGAAGLTQFVQVSGEWLPDATEVLVADRPPMREVLANRRRA; this comes from the coding sequence ATGGACGAGGACTGGTTCGCCAGGCGGACCTGGCAGGATCCGCAGTGGACGGTCGACGAGCTGGTCCGCGCGAAGGGTGCGCGGACGGTGTCGGTGGTGCTGCCCGCGCTGAACGAGCAGGAGACCGTCGGCGACGTGATCGCGTCGGTGCGTCCGCTGCTCGGTTCCCTGGTGGACGAGCTGGTCGTGCTGGACTCCGGCTCCACCGACGCGACGGCCGAGGTTGCCGAGCTGGCCGGTGCGCGGGTGGTGCACCGCGAGGACGTGCTCGCCGACTGGGAGCCGATGCCGGGCAAGGGCGAGGTGCTGTGGCGTTCACTGGCCGTGACCAGTGGTGAACTGGTGGTGTTCCTGGATTCGGATCTGGTGGACCCGGACCCGGCTTTCGTGCCCACCTTGCTCGGCCCGCTGCTCGGTGACAGCGGCGTGCAGCTGGTGAAGGGGTTCTACCGGCGACCGCTGCGGCTGGAGACCGCGGAGATCGGCACCGGTGGCGGCCGGGTCACCGAGCTGCTGGCCAGGCCGGCGCTGTCCGCGCTGCGGCCCGCGCTGGCCGGGATCGTGCAGCCGCTCGGCGGTGAGTACGCCGGGACCAGGGAGTTCCTGGAGTCGGTGCCGTTCGCGGCCGGGTACGGGGTGGAGATCGGGCTGCTGCTGGACGCCGAGGCAAGATATGGACTGGACGGGTTGGCGCAGGTCAACCTGGGTGTGCGCAAGCACCGGAACCGGTCGCTGCTGCAACTCGGCGTGATGGCAAGGCAGATTCTCGGCACCGCACTGGCCCGCTGCGGCGTCCCGGTGGACGGGGCTGCCGGCCTGACCCAGTTCGTGCAGGTCTCGGGGGAGTGGCTGCCCGACGCGACCGAGGTGCTGGTGGCCGACCGCCCGCCGATGCGCGAGGTGCTGGCTAACCGCCGACGAGCTTGA
- a CDS encoding TIGR00730 family Rossman fold protein, giving the protein MSEQAGAEVPGEEYPEHPPERHRGPVVFRRDQRDQETTTDQRLLDARGPSDWVHTDPWRVLRIQAEFVEGFGALAEVPRAVTVFGSARTKRDHPEYELGRKIGGALASAGFAAITGGGPGAMEAVNRGASEAGGFSIGLGIELPFEQGMNPWVDLGVNFRYFFARKTMFIKYSQAFICLPGGFGTLDELFEALTLVQTKKVTKFPVVLFGRSYWGGLYDWISDTVLAEGKVGEQDLALLHVTDDIDDAVRVVQESYQAWEDTH; this is encoded by the coding sequence GTGAGTGAGCAAGCAGGAGCAGAGGTGCCGGGCGAGGAGTACCCGGAGCACCCGCCGGAGCGGCACCGCGGTCCCGTGGTGTTCCGGCGAGACCAGCGGGACCAGGAGACCACCACCGACCAGCGGCTGCTCGACGCGCGCGGGCCGAGCGACTGGGTGCACACCGACCCGTGGCGGGTGCTGCGCATCCAGGCCGAGTTCGTGGAGGGCTTCGGCGCGCTGGCCGAGGTGCCGCGCGCGGTCACCGTGTTCGGCTCGGCCAGGACCAAGCGCGACCATCCCGAGTACGAGCTGGGCCGCAAGATCGGTGGCGCGCTGGCCTCGGCCGGGTTCGCCGCGATCACCGGCGGCGGGCCGGGCGCGATGGAGGCGGTCAACCGCGGTGCCTCGGAGGCGGGCGGGTTCTCCATCGGCCTCGGCATCGAGCTGCCGTTCGAACAGGGCATGAACCCGTGGGTCGATCTCGGCGTGAACTTCCGCTACTTCTTCGCGCGCAAGACGATGTTCATCAAGTATTCGCAGGCGTTCATCTGCCTGCCAGGTGGTTTCGGCACCCTGGACGAGTTGTTCGAGGCGCTGACCCTGGTGCAGACGAAGAAGGTGACCAAGTTCCCGGTCGTCCTCTTCGGACGGTCCTACTGGGGCGGGCTGTACGACTGGATCTCCGACACCGTGCTCGCCGAGGGCAAGGTCGGCGAGCAGGATCTGGCGCTGCTGCACGTCACCGATGACATCGACGACGCGGTGCGGGTGGTCCAGGAGTCGTACCAGGCATGGGAGGACACGCACTGA
- a CDS encoding DUF397 domain-containing protein, whose protein sequence is MATERTMMTAHEPEQMVWQKSSYSAGNGACVEVGLTSGEVRVRDTKDREGGELAFAAVQWRAFLSAVHRSG, encoded by the coding sequence ATGGCGACCGAGAGGACCATGATGACCGCGCATGAGCCGGAGCAGATGGTCTGGCAGAAGAGTAGCTACAGCGCAGGCAATGGAGCTTGCGTCGAGGTGGGGCTGACTTCCGGCGAGGTGCGGGTCCGCGACACGAAGGACCGCGAAGGCGGCGAGCTGGCCTTCGCTGCTGTCCAGTGGCGGGCGTTCCTCTCCGCGGTCCACCGCTCGGGGTAG
- a CDS encoding helix-turn-helix domain-containing protein — protein MDDRITTIRSRELGEGLRSVLKESGMSGREVAAAMEWSPSRVSRLLNGQRGGSEAEVSLFLGVCKAKKAVRERLLKICREINQPGWWQRHGSRLPVQLVTYIDHEDKAAAIHDFQLAIVPGALQTENYARTLIRDCGAAPASEVEDRVEARIARRSIFARPRPPRCTYFIHEQVLRFPVGDAEIMSEQLHYLLQMAVRNYITVRVVPNSAGVHAGIAGSFSLLEFDEIRPVVYLESQTSTLFLEEPVETDSYRRVLAGLADKALDEGQSKEVIACLAIELYGDREDHDDRA, from the coding sequence ATGGATGACCGGATAACCACCATACGCAGCCGAGAACTCGGCGAAGGGCTGCGAAGCGTGCTGAAGGAGTCGGGGATGAGCGGCCGCGAGGTCGCCGCCGCGATGGAGTGGTCGCCGAGTCGGGTCTCACGGCTGTTGAACGGACAGCGCGGAGGGAGCGAAGCAGAGGTATCGCTCTTTCTCGGCGTGTGTAAGGCGAAGAAGGCCGTACGCGAGCGGCTGCTGAAGATCTGTCGCGAGATCAACCAGCCCGGCTGGTGGCAGCGCCATGGTTCCCGGCTTCCCGTGCAACTGGTGACCTATATTGATCACGAAGACAAAGCGGCAGCCATCCATGATTTCCAGTTGGCGATCGTGCCAGGAGCGCTCCAGACCGAGAACTATGCGCGAACTCTGATTCGCGATTGTGGCGCTGCACCGGCCAGCGAGGTTGAAGATCGAGTGGAAGCCCGGATTGCCCGGCGGTCGATCTTCGCGCGGCCGAGACCGCCGCGTTGCACCTATTTCATCCATGAGCAGGTATTGAGGTTTCCGGTTGGCGATGCCGAAATCATGTCGGAGCAGCTGCACTACCTGCTCCAGATGGCGGTGCGGAACTATATCACCGTGCGCGTGGTGCCGAACTCGGCTGGAGTTCACGCTGGGATCGCCGGTTCATTCAGTTTGCTGGAATTCGATGAGATCCGGCCGGTTGTTTACCTGGAAAGCCAGACCTCCACACTGTTCCTTGAGGAGCCAGTAGAAACTGATTCGTACCGGCGCGTGCTCGCTGGCCTGGCGGACAAGGCGCTCGATGAGGGACAATCGAAGGAGGTGATTGCATGTCTGGCAATCGAGTTGTATGGCGACCGAGAGGACCATGATGACCGCGCATGA
- a CDS encoding TIGR00730 family Rossman fold protein, which translates to MKRICVFCGSSMGFDPVYAEQARALGTLLAERGIGLVYGGASVGTMGAVADAALAAGGEVIGVIPEHLSRVEIAHAGLTKLHVVADMHQRKAKMAELADGFLALPGGAGTLEELFEVWTWAQLGLHSKPIGLVDVAGYFQPLREFVDHMVDAGFLRTEHRDVITVHKDPVALLEVFANHEPADIAKWVN; encoded by the coding sequence ATGAAGAGGATCTGTGTGTTCTGCGGGTCGTCGATGGGGTTCGACCCCGTCTACGCGGAGCAGGCGAGGGCGCTCGGCACGCTGCTGGCCGAGCGGGGCATCGGGCTGGTCTACGGCGGCGCGAGCGTGGGCACCATGGGCGCGGTCGCGGACGCCGCGCTGGCCGCCGGCGGTGAGGTGATCGGCGTGATCCCCGAGCACCTGAGCCGGGTGGAGATCGCGCACGCCGGGCTGACCAAGCTGCACGTGGTGGCCGACATGCACCAGCGCAAGGCGAAAATGGCCGAACTGGCGGACGGGTTCCTGGCACTGCCCGGCGGCGCCGGCACGCTGGAGGAGCTGTTCGAGGTCTGGACCTGGGCCCAGCTCGGGCTGCACAGCAAGCCGATCGGGCTGGTCGACGTGGCGGGCTACTTCCAGCCGCTGCGGGAGTTCGTGGACCACATGGTGGACGCCGGCTTCCTGCGCACCGAGCACCGCGACGTGATCACCGTGCACAAGGACCCGGTGGCGCTGCTGGAGGTCTTCGCCAACCACGAGCCCGCCGACATCGCCAAGTGGGTCAACTGA
- a CDS encoding lysophospholipid acyltransferase family protein — MLHLMVRYALAPLAKAIYRPTVHGAELVPLDEPIILASNHRAAVDTALTAIVTPRPVSFLGKAEYFTGKGLKGRFMASLLSGLGYVPVQRGNAAAGLAALDSARKVLEAGGAFGIYPEGTRSLDGRLHRGHTGVGALALTTRSRVVPVAITGTEQVQPAGKRFPRRAKVTVRFGEPLDFSHYDGLENSSMARRAVTDHVMYAILELSEQEYVDKYHKRPDEKSA; from the coding sequence TTGTTACACCTGATGGTCCGTTATGCGCTCGCCCCGCTGGCGAAGGCGATCTACCGGCCGACCGTGCACGGCGCGGAGCTGGTCCCGCTGGACGAGCCGATCATCCTGGCCTCGAACCACCGGGCCGCGGTGGACACCGCGCTCACCGCGATCGTCACCCCGCGGCCGGTCAGCTTCCTCGGCAAGGCCGAGTACTTCACCGGCAAAGGGCTCAAAGGACGGTTCATGGCGAGCCTGCTCTCCGGCCTCGGCTATGTGCCGGTGCAGCGGGGGAACGCGGCCGCGGGGCTGGCCGCGCTGGACTCGGCGCGCAAAGTGCTCGAAGCCGGTGGCGCGTTCGGCATCTACCCGGAGGGCACCCGTTCGCTGGACGGCAGGCTGCACCGCGGGCACACCGGCGTCGGCGCGCTGGCGCTGACCACCAGGTCGCGGGTGGTGCCGGTGGCGATCACCGGCACCGAGCAGGTCCAGCCGGCTGGCAAACGCTTTCCCCGGCGGGCCAAGGTGACCGTCCGGTTCGGCGAGCCGCTGGACTTCTCGCACTACGACGGGCTGGAGAATTCCTCAATGGCCCGACGCGCGGTCACCGACCACGTCATGTACGCGATCCTCGAACTCTCCGAACAGGAATACGTGGACAAGTACCACAAGCGACCGGACGAGAAATCCGCCTGA
- a CDS encoding helix-turn-helix domain-containing protein — MSHPTHPAGDSARVTAGEPLGTRIRRLRMARGWTQRELAEPRYDRGFLAKVESGQRSPSEAALGYLAERLGLAAEDLRFGRPPGLARQLWDELDDAYRLLEQGGLDQAEIRFSRAEVSAAYFHLPDIECYARFCLAETRWQRFDIAGATTGFEHAERIAADAPPWLRAMIVHRWSACQYLAGSVTTAVAHVEAALGELRAGDEVDPDAELALLTALIHPLVEMGDLRRARRATEHGQRVAASATRVDFVARFHRQATQLWQAIGRTDRADAEVTEALRLFGSLGFERDAARCRWARGFLLRESGRLAEARAELAAARDTLAEVDSREGVIGSTVELAEVCRRLGALDEAEALVRDIHPLLRGTADLESRVEADRLLGLIAQARGDLPGAERLLRRAAGEQERAALRAGLVTTSLHLGNVLRTQGKADEAIEAYLLGVRAAGRP; from the coding sequence ATGAGTCATCCCACTCACCCGGCGGGCGATTCCGCCAGGGTGACCGCCGGTGAGCCGTTGGGCACCAGGATCCGGCGGCTGCGCATGGCGCGCGGCTGGACCCAGCGCGAGCTGGCCGAACCGCGGTACGACCGCGGTTTCCTGGCGAAGGTGGAGTCCGGGCAGCGCTCGCCGTCCGAGGCCGCACTGGGCTACCTGGCCGAACGGCTCGGGCTGGCCGCGGAGGATCTGCGCTTCGGCCGTCCGCCGGGGCTCGCCAGGCAGTTGTGGGACGAGCTCGACGACGCCTACCGGCTGCTCGAACAGGGTGGCCTCGATCAGGCGGAAATACGTTTTTCACGAGCAGAAGTAAGCGCCGCGTATTTTCACCTGCCGGATATCGAATGTTATGCCCGGTTCTGCCTCGCCGAGACGCGCTGGCAGCGTTTCGACATCGCCGGCGCGACGACCGGTTTCGAGCACGCCGAGCGGATCGCCGCGGACGCCCCGCCGTGGCTGCGCGCGATGATCGTGCACCGCTGGTCCGCCTGCCAGTACCTGGCCGGTTCGGTGACCACCGCGGTCGCGCACGTCGAAGCCGCCCTCGGCGAACTGCGCGCCGGGGACGAAGTGGACCCGGACGCCGAACTCGCGCTGCTCACCGCGTTGATCCATCCGCTGGTCGAGATGGGCGACCTTCGCCGGGCGCGCCGGGCAACCGAACACGGGCAGCGGGTCGCGGCCTCCGCCACCCGGGTGGACTTCGTCGCCAGGTTCCACCGCCAGGCCACCCAGCTCTGGCAGGCGATCGGCCGGACCGACCGGGCGGACGCCGAGGTCACCGAGGCGCTCCGGCTGTTCGGCTCGCTCGGCTTCGAGCGCGACGCGGCGCGCTGCCGCTGGGCGCGGGGGTTCCTGCTGCGCGAGTCGGGCCGGCTGGCCGAGGCCCGCGCGGAACTGGCCGCCGCCAGGGACACCCTCGCCGAGGTTGACTCGCGAGAAGGGGTCATCGGCAGCACGGTCGAACTGGCCGAGGTGTGCCGCCGGCTCGGCGCGCTGGACGAGGCGGAAGCCCTGGTCAGGGACATCCATCCGCTGCTGCGCGGCACCGCCGACCTGGAGTCGAGGGTGGAGGCCGACCGGCTGCTCGGGCTGATCGCGCAGGCGCGGGGCGACCTGCCCGGCGCCGAGCGGCTGCTGCGGCGGGCGGCCGGCGAACAGGAACGCGCGGCACTGCGCGCTGGCCTCGTGACCACCTCGCTGCATCTCGGAAATGTGCTTCGTACGCAGGGAAAAGCGGACGAGGCGATCGAGGCGTACCTACTTGGGGTGCGGGCCGCAGGGCGGCCCTGA